A genome region from Chiroxiphia lanceolata isolate bChiLan1 chromosome 5, bChiLan1.pri, whole genome shotgun sequence includes the following:
- the CBLL1 gene encoding E3 ubiquitin-protein ligase Hakai isoform X3 yields MDHNDNDLQGTNSSGSLGGLDVRRRIPIKLISKQTNKTKPAPRTPRNMNRMPSKTQAGDEEFDYNKEERYECKGGEMFGNQRRFPGPIFWDYKINLLGEKDDTPVHFCDKCGLPIKMYGRMIPCKHVFCYDCAILHEKKGDKMCPGCNEPVQRIEQCVRGSLFMCSIVQGCKRTYLSQRDLQAHINHRHMRAGKPVTRPPIEPVHPPIAPPPAEIPERFIMPPEKHHMSHIPPKQHIMMPPPPLQHVPHEHYNQPHEDIRAPPAEMSMAPPPPRPVSQDTFRISTRKHSNLITVPIQDDSNSGAREPPPPAPAPAHHHPEYQGQPVVSHPHHIMPPQQHYAPPPPPPPPISHPLQHPPQAAGTPHMVYSQAPPPPMTSAPPPITPPPGHIIAQMPPYMNHPPPGPPPPQHGGPPVNVNAPPPHHYNPNSLPQFSEDQGTLSPPFTQPGGMSPGIWPAPRGPPPPPRMQGPPAQAPLPGPHHPDQARYRPYYQ; encoded by the exons ATGGACCACAATG ACAATGATTTGCAAGGAACAAATAGTTCAGGATCATTGGGTGGTCTTGATGTCCGTAGAAGAATCCCTATAAAGCTTATTTCAAAACAGACCAATAAAACCAAACCTGCACCTCGAACTCCAAGAAATATGAACAGGATGCCTTCGAAGACACAAGCTGGTGATGAAg AATTTGATTATAACAAAGAGGAGCGATACGAATGCAAAGGAGGTGAAATGTTTGGCAATCAAAGGAGATTTCCAGGACCCATCTTTTGGGACTATAAG ATAAACTTGCTGGGGGAAAAGGATGATACACCGGTCCATTTTTGTGATAAGTGTGGATTGCCCATCAAAATGTATGGACGCATG ATACCCTGCAAGCATGTTTTCTGCTATGACTGTGCTATACTGCATGAGAAAAAGGGAGACAAGATGTGTCCAGG CTGTAACGAGCCTGTGCAGCGAATTGAGCAGTGTGTACGAGGGTCTCTCTTCATGTGTAGCATTGTTCAAGGGTGCAAGAGAACTTACCTGTCACAGAGGGACTTACAAGCTCACATCAACCACCGTCATATGAGAGCTGGAAAGCCTGTTACTCGTCCTCCCATTGAACCTGTGCATCCTCCTATTGCCCCACCACCTGCTGAAATTCCCGAGCGTTTCATAATGCCACCCGAGAAACATCACATGAGCCACATTCCACCAAAGCAGCACATCATGATGCCACCACCTCCTTTACAGCATGTGCCACATGAGCACTATAACCAGCCCCACGAAGACATCCGTGCTCCCCCTGCAGAGATGTCCATGGCTCCACCGCCCCCTCGCCCCGTCAGCCAGGACACCTTCCGCATTTCGACGAGGAAACACAGCAACTTGATAACTGTCCCTATTCAGGATGATTCGAATTCAGGTGCTCGAGAACCGCCTCCACCAGCCCCTGCACCTGCTCACCATCATCCTGAGTATCAGGGCCAACCAGTGGTATCGCACCCTCATCATATAATGCCTCCACAGCAGCACTacgcgccgcccccgccgccacCACCACCAATTAGCCACCCGCTGCAGcaccctccccaggcagcaggtACTCCTCACATGGTGTATAGCCAAGCTCCTCCACCACCAATgacctctgctcctcctccaaTAACCCCGCCGCCCGGACATATCATTGCCCAGATGCCGCCATACATGAACCATCCTCCCCCAGGACCTCCCCCTCCTCAGCACGGAGGCCCACCTGTAAATGTAAATGCACCCCCTCCCCATCACTATAATCCTAACTCTTTGCCACAGTTCAGTGAAGATCAAGGAACTCTGAGTCCCCCTTTCACACAGCCCGGGGGAATGAGTCCAGGGATATGGCCAGCTCCCAGGGGGCCACCTCCACCTCCAAGGATGCAAGGGCCTCCTGCTCAGGCCCCCCTTCCTGGACCACACCACCCTGATCAAGCCAGATACAGACCCTATTACCAATGA
- the CBLL1 gene encoding E3 ubiquitin-protein ligase Hakai isoform X2, which produces MNRMPSKTQAGDEEEFDYNKEERYECKGGEMFGNQRRFPGPIFWDYKINLLGEKDDTPVHFCDKCGLPIKMYGRMIPCKHVFCYDCAILHEKKGDKMCPGCNEPVQRIEQCVRGSLFMCSIVQGCKRTYLSQRDLQAHINHRHMRAGKPVTRPPIEPVHPPIAPPPAEIPERFIMPPEKHHMSHIPPKQHIMMPPPPLQHVPHEHYNQPHEDIRAPPAEMSMAPPPPRPVSQDTFRISTRKHSNLITVPIQDDSNSGAREPPPPAPAPAHHHPEYQGQPVVSHPHHIMPPQQHYAPPPPPPPPISHPLQHPPQAAGTPHMVYSQAPPPPMTSAPPPITPPPGHIIAQMPPYMNHPPPGPPPPQHGGPPVNVNAPPPHHYNPNSLPQFSEDQGTLSPPFTQPGGMSPGIWPAPRGPPPPPRMQGPPAQAPLPGPHHPDQARYRPYYQ; this is translated from the exons ATGAACAGGATGCCTTCGAAGACACAAGCTGGTGATGAAg AAGAATTTGATTATAACAAAGAGGAGCGATACGAATGCAAAGGAGGTGAAATGTTTGGCAATCAAAGGAGATTTCCAGGACCCATCTTTTGGGACTATAAG ATAAACTTGCTGGGGGAAAAGGATGATACACCGGTCCATTTTTGTGATAAGTGTGGATTGCCCATCAAAATGTATGGACGCATG ATACCCTGCAAGCATGTTTTCTGCTATGACTGTGCTATACTGCATGAGAAAAAGGGAGACAAGATGTGTCCAGG CTGTAACGAGCCTGTGCAGCGAATTGAGCAGTGTGTACGAGGGTCTCTCTTCATGTGTAGCATTGTTCAAGGGTGCAAGAGAACTTACCTGTCACAGAGGGACTTACAAGCTCACATCAACCACCGTCATATGAGAGCTGGAAAGCCTGTTACTCGTCCTCCCATTGAACCTGTGCATCCTCCTATTGCCCCACCACCTGCTGAAATTCCCGAGCGTTTCATAATGCCACCCGAGAAACATCACATGAGCCACATTCCACCAAAGCAGCACATCATGATGCCACCACCTCCTTTACAGCATGTGCCACATGAGCACTATAACCAGCCCCACGAAGACATCCGTGCTCCCCCTGCAGAGATGTCCATGGCTCCACCGCCCCCTCGCCCCGTCAGCCAGGACACCTTCCGCATTTCGACGAGGAAACACAGCAACTTGATAACTGTCCCTATTCAGGATGATTCGAATTCAGGTGCTCGAGAACCGCCTCCACCAGCCCCTGCACCTGCTCACCATCATCCTGAGTATCAGGGCCAACCAGTGGTATCGCACCCTCATCATATAATGCCTCCACAGCAGCACTacgcgccgcccccgccgccacCACCACCAATTAGCCACCCGCTGCAGcaccctccccaggcagcaggtACTCCTCACATGGTGTATAGCCAAGCTCCTCCACCACCAATgacctctgctcctcctccaaTAACCCCGCCGCCCGGACATATCATTGCCCAGATGCCGCCATACATGAACCATCCTCCCCCAGGACCTCCCCCTCCTCAGCACGGAGGCCCACCTGTAAATGTAAATGCACCCCCTCCCCATCACTATAATCCTAACTCTTTGCCACAGTTCAGTGAAGATCAAGGAACTCTGAGTCCCCCTTTCACACAGCCCGGGGGAATGAGTCCAGGGATATGGCCAGCTCCCAGGGGGCCACCTCCACCTCCAAGGATGCAAGGGCCTCCTGCTCAGGCCCCCCTTCCTGGACCACACCACCCTGATCAAGCCAGATACAGACCCTATTACCAATGA
- the CBLL1 gene encoding E3 ubiquitin-protein ligase Hakai isoform X1 yields MDHNDNDLQGTNSSGSLGGLDVRRRIPIKLISKQTNKTKPAPRTPRNMNRMPSKTQAGDEEEFDYNKEERYECKGGEMFGNQRRFPGPIFWDYKINLLGEKDDTPVHFCDKCGLPIKMYGRMIPCKHVFCYDCAILHEKKGDKMCPGCNEPVQRIEQCVRGSLFMCSIVQGCKRTYLSQRDLQAHINHRHMRAGKPVTRPPIEPVHPPIAPPPAEIPERFIMPPEKHHMSHIPPKQHIMMPPPPLQHVPHEHYNQPHEDIRAPPAEMSMAPPPPRPVSQDTFRISTRKHSNLITVPIQDDSNSGAREPPPPAPAPAHHHPEYQGQPVVSHPHHIMPPQQHYAPPPPPPPPISHPLQHPPQAAGTPHMVYSQAPPPPMTSAPPPITPPPGHIIAQMPPYMNHPPPGPPPPQHGGPPVNVNAPPPHHYNPNSLPQFSEDQGTLSPPFTQPGGMSPGIWPAPRGPPPPPRMQGPPAQAPLPGPHHPDQARYRPYYQ; encoded by the exons ATGGACCACAATG ACAATGATTTGCAAGGAACAAATAGTTCAGGATCATTGGGTGGTCTTGATGTCCGTAGAAGAATCCCTATAAAGCTTATTTCAAAACAGACCAATAAAACCAAACCTGCACCTCGAACTCCAAGAAATATGAACAGGATGCCTTCGAAGACACAAGCTGGTGATGAAg AAGAATTTGATTATAACAAAGAGGAGCGATACGAATGCAAAGGAGGTGAAATGTTTGGCAATCAAAGGAGATTTCCAGGACCCATCTTTTGGGACTATAAG ATAAACTTGCTGGGGGAAAAGGATGATACACCGGTCCATTTTTGTGATAAGTGTGGATTGCCCATCAAAATGTATGGACGCATG ATACCCTGCAAGCATGTTTTCTGCTATGACTGTGCTATACTGCATGAGAAAAAGGGAGACAAGATGTGTCCAGG CTGTAACGAGCCTGTGCAGCGAATTGAGCAGTGTGTACGAGGGTCTCTCTTCATGTGTAGCATTGTTCAAGGGTGCAAGAGAACTTACCTGTCACAGAGGGACTTACAAGCTCACATCAACCACCGTCATATGAGAGCTGGAAAGCCTGTTACTCGTCCTCCCATTGAACCTGTGCATCCTCCTATTGCCCCACCACCTGCTGAAATTCCCGAGCGTTTCATAATGCCACCCGAGAAACATCACATGAGCCACATTCCACCAAAGCAGCACATCATGATGCCACCACCTCCTTTACAGCATGTGCCACATGAGCACTATAACCAGCCCCACGAAGACATCCGTGCTCCCCCTGCAGAGATGTCCATGGCTCCACCGCCCCCTCGCCCCGTCAGCCAGGACACCTTCCGCATTTCGACGAGGAAACACAGCAACTTGATAACTGTCCCTATTCAGGATGATTCGAATTCAGGTGCTCGAGAACCGCCTCCACCAGCCCCTGCACCTGCTCACCATCATCCTGAGTATCAGGGCCAACCAGTGGTATCGCACCCTCATCATATAATGCCTCCACAGCAGCACTacgcgccgcccccgccgccacCACCACCAATTAGCCACCCGCTGCAGcaccctccccaggcagcaggtACTCCTCACATGGTGTATAGCCAAGCTCCTCCACCACCAATgacctctgctcctcctccaaTAACCCCGCCGCCCGGACATATCATTGCCCAGATGCCGCCATACATGAACCATCCTCCCCCAGGACCTCCCCCTCCTCAGCACGGAGGCCCACCTGTAAATGTAAATGCACCCCCTCCCCATCACTATAATCCTAACTCTTTGCCACAGTTCAGTGAAGATCAAGGAACTCTGAGTCCCCCTTTCACACAGCCCGGGGGAATGAGTCCAGGGATATGGCCAGCTCCCAGGGGGCCACCTCCACCTCCAAGGATGCAAGGGCCTCCTGCTCAGGCCCCCCTTCCTGGACCACACCACCCTGATCAAGCCAGATACAGACCCTATTACCAATGA